The Bartonella australis AUST/NH1 genome contains the following window.
TTGCTGATGGTGGTGAATTTGGTTTTGGAGCGGAAATTGGTATTGCTACGGGGAAAATGCACGCGCGTGGACCGATAGGCGTTGAACAACTGACGTCATTTCAATATCATGTTAAAGGAAATGGACAGGTTAGGCCTTGAAGCAGCTATTTTTTCCGTGGGAAAATCGTATGCCGCATGTTGAGAAGTCTACTATCGTTGGCTTATTTGGTGGCTCATTTAATCCGCCGCATGAGGGGCACCTCCTCGTTGCAAAGAGCGCAATCCGGCGTTTGCACCTTGATCAATTATGGTGGATGGTTACTCCAGGAAATCCTTTAAAAGATTGTACGCGATTACCGTTTTTACATGAAAGAATGCGGCTTAGTATTGAACTCGTTGATCACCCAAAGATTCGTATAACAGGTTTTGAGGGGAATATAGGGAGTACGATATCGGCGGAAACAATTTCTTATATTCTCGCCCACTATAGCGGAGTGCGTTTTGTGTGGGTTATGGGTGCGGATAGTTTGGTAACGATTCATCGTTGGCACCA
Protein-coding sequences here:
- a CDS encoding nicotinate-nucleotide adenylyltransferase, which encodes MPHVEKSTIVGLFGGSFNPPHEGHLLVAKSAIRRLHLDQLWWMVTPGNPLKDCTRLPFLHERMRLSIELVDHPKIRITGFEGNIGSTISAETISYILAHYSGVRFVWVMGADSLVTIHRWHQWRDIVSTLPIAIIDRPSARMSALSSPMARAYRYFRLDERESARLPFMKPPVWTYLHVPLSFQSSTKLRSKGDHFA